The genomic interval atcgtactgaagatattttacgaagtgtacctgccttctttattagttaaaacgccattttcagagtagtttatatgttttctgtcagtttgttttgatcatggccacacacatggggaactccggtaaattgatcgggaaacccgctaacatttaccggcttttatcccagcctttaaaaaaacagtgtctgtttaaattcgtctccttcttcggaagctcattgctgccttctaaatatcgccacatactttatagatacaacgtggaactgtgTCTGTCTCAAACACATCAATTATCATGGTGGGAAAAGAggcatgcgctgaatgcgtaaaatgggTCTGAATGTCAAAGACGTTCTGATTactcaagacacaaataattggagaaattcggtcaatcatgtgtttgctaacataatttcataaagtaaatgctgtatgctacgtcatatgtagacatgatatcaacattgacaacaacacgtagcgagctagctctgtgtagcttgacttgaacgagatgatgtcgagagtaaataggtaacacaagatcagattcatgtaggtaaAATTggatatatatttgaataaatgttattatttactccaaatttcagtcggtcataaggaccgatacgttgttgtaattctgaaaaactgtcggtccgaacggaaatctgttggtctcgggccgaaggaccggcgttaatttcgcacgctggtTTTATCTGGATATATTAATATGTGATCACTTCctacatgaatatgtatgtttttaatTCAAACTAAATCAGTAATGATGATTCATAAATTGGCTTTGTCGTGAATTTTTACCAAATATCTCTTTGATTGACTTTCAATAGACTAAAGCCTGACATCTGTATCCAAATCCAAATCTAAGTCACTTTACGCTTACTACTTGAAttgaacactagagggcgctatagtTCATAAAGATGTATGATCACAAacatttctgtaacttttaaatatttttacttgTGTCATACAGGCAGatgtcatatttgtagtgaCTTGTGCTATCAGAGAAAATGCAGAACATAAAGTATGGCAGAGACTAAATTATTTACAAGCAATGAAAAGAAAGAGAGGTAAATCACAACCACAGCTGAAAATTGGTGTTCTTGGTaagtatatgaaataatttagATAGTTAATAACTGTTCTTTTGATTGTTAAGTTTCTAAAGTACCAACCCCAATTACACCTTGGCATTGTATTGCTATAGGCAACATTTGTGTTTCGCCATCTTGAACGCCGCACGGGGTTGTGGGATTGCTCTCGCAATGCGCACCAGGAAATCTGGAGACGACCGAGGGGGTGTAATCAGTCGAAAGCCATCTTTACTATGGACAACACCATACGAATACCGCACATTGATTACcgaattattttgaatttcagtaAAAGTTTGAAGCGACAGCCACTCCAGTAGCTCAATTTCATTGTCTTGAATGTACTAAGAAGTTTTTTTTCACTGTACGTCGTCATACAACTAAGGAATTAATCAACACGAGTACGGCTGTAAATGCTATTTGTAGCATCGCCGTATCATGTGTTCCGTTAATACGGCGTTATTACTTCTGGTAAATTAAGCACAATTTcggtaatatttctttgtctacatgtatgtcatgatttcaacattttactgCTATATTTTGACGAAATATACGGAAGCGAACGATCACGCACGAAAACATGAGTGAGAGAAATTCCGATTCAATTCAATCATTGCATGGCTTCATTGTCAAATAtactaaaaaataaatttatataatatatacatgtataaatattgtcTCACTATAGTTCATTGCACATTCATGTTGTAAAACACGTACAAATAGAGAGCAATACGACATCAGAATACTGATTGTAAGTCGAAAACGCgtcataaaatgatgtaaacagtattcAATTACCGCTGACACAGTCGATCACAACACGTCCAAATCGCCGATCgtaaaaaaatgtcttgaaatGACGACGTtcggtgaaaaaaaaatcttggtaCATTAAAAACGATAAAAAGAAGCTTATGGAATGGTTATCTCTTCAAACTCTCAcggaaattcaaaataattcgGTAATCAATGTGCGGTATTCGTATGGTGTTGCCCATAGTAAAGATGGCTTTCGACCGATTACACCCCCTCGGTGGTCTTCAAATTTCCCGGTGCACATTGCGAGAGCAATCCCACAACCCTGTGCGGCGTTCAAGATGGCGAAACACAAATGTTGCCTATATTGAATTATCAAGGACCATTTTCCTTCATAAAAGTACCATGGAGATGCCAGGGAGATTGTAATGTTTGTAGCATGTCCACTTTGCCTATAGTTTCCATATGTTCTGTAACTTATTCACGAATAAGAAAGTTACTTTACACAGGCTACTTAGAGAAGAAGGGTACCTGTAGTGTTCAAGTGGATGCAGCTATCTTGAAGTGCATATTTGTTTCCTTTGATTCGaatgaaaatgtttatccagatgttgatagattactaAGTATTTGTTTGTAAGTTTAATCCACATTTTCTAAAACAGTGATAGACATTGATGGAGTTATGATACAAATCTTTtaacatcaatcacaataaGCAGGGGGCGGGACACAACAAACAGTAGCCGTTGTCCAGAAATACAAGTCAGATGAGTTTGTGTTGGTAAACGATATGACTGCTAGAATAGTATAGAAAGTCTACTCTGACCAAGTACGAAGAAATGAGATAGATAGAaaagcaacaacaacaagatTTGGTGTTTGTTGCCCCTTTTGCCGAAACACTGATTGAGTTAtcaaactttgacatttgtacAGGTTGTATGGCTGAGAGACTCAAACATGAAATCTTAGAGAAGAACAAAGCAGTGGATTTGATAGCAGGACCCGATGCTTACAGAGATTTACCCAGGATGTTAGCAGTGACAGAGTCTGGACAACCAGCTATCAATGTTATTCTATCCTTAGATGAAACATATGCAGATGTAATACCAGTCAGAATGAACACAGACTCACCATCAGCATTTGTGTAAGTATGCTCTCccagagtaaaaaaaaagttatgagACATAAATATGGTGTGTTGATATTTGAAACTGACTGGTGTGAGGTTGTTTCAGGTGTGGTCACATATATGCATTTCTTTGGAGGTGTACATTATGAAATCATGGATTGCTACTTCGGACAAGAATTTTCCTTCCATTATTCTTTGGAGATAACAGACTGGTTTTCATGTGCTATTTGTTACatgcaaattattttttgaGAGTGAATATAAGTAGTACTATAACATCTACTTTGCCAGATATGATTGCTGTTAGCAATATTTATCTCTGTTCATACCTCAACAGAACTAAAAATTCtgttaaaaaaaagtgttttttctCCACTGGCCCAATCAAAGTATTCAGAAGAATGTCTTCATTGTCAATAATTTGAACTCGTTTGTTTGTAGATCTATTATGAGGGGATGTGACAATATGTGTAGTTACTGTATTGTACCATTCACCAGAGGTAGAGAACGAAGTCGTCCTATCAGTTCTATTGTTGATGAGGTGAAAGCATTGTCAGATCAGGTCAGTTTGAAACATCTTTGTCTCTATTATGCCTCTAGCATTTCTCTGTGTTTTCTGTGTGTATGGATATGGATCTCTTTTTTAACAGTGTTGGTGtactgcactgcagtgaaaatatcactagtatgcatgcgctccagtgcaagtaatctctggtacatatttaataatatatgtTATGTTTACAGGGAGTAAGAGAAGTCACTTTACTAGGACAGAATGTGAATAGTTATAGAGACACTTCAGAAGTCATGTATTACAACGGTACCAGTAAGGAAGAACTTACAAGTAACATCACTAAGCTAAGTCGAGGATTTAAGACTATCTATAGAGCTAAGAAGGGTGGATTAAGATTTGCTGATTTATTGGATAAAGTGTCTCAAGTTGATCCAGAAATGAGAATCCGATTTACATCACCACATCCAAAGGACTTCCCTGATGAGGTAGGTATATTTAATAAGTGTTGTTAGTAATACAGTAAATATATGAGGTATGTATACTTATATGTGTTGTTAGTAATATAGTAAAGACAAAGTAATGGTTAAGGGCCTGGTATGGTGCAAGTCTTGGAGGGTATTGGCCTTCAAGCCCAAGCTTATACCGTACTCTTGAAAACACATTgcactttttgaaataattctgATACAAGTATGTTGTGCAGCAACAAATACAGTTAATTTAtgaatgttgtttgtttataggTTTTACAGGCAATCAAAGACAGACCTAATATCTGTAGACAAATACATCTACCAGCACAGAGTGGTAATTCAGAAATATTGAAGAGAATGAGAAGGGGGTAAGTTTTTGCTAGGAATGGCTCCCATTGAttattactagtatatacagTAAAACGCATATGGACACTCAATTCCATAGTtttccattcaggtttgggactatgtAACAGTGTTATGTTGCACACTCACTATCACATagaaggctttcccagtcagttcACAGTCTATTCCAGAGTCACCCATGCCTGGCAACACATGCAATGTAACACCTGCAGGCTCTGTTTTGAGTAATCGTCCCCAACTACTCAAGTCATTACTTGCTATTACTATTCCTACCTCCAACCTTAACATAATCCGAACTCACTAGCTTTGATACAGATATGTGCAATTAGTcaactgttctacattctttGGTTTAGTTCATTTTAGCACAGTTTAAATAAAGTGTTTCACAAGACTTGCAAGAGTGCAAGGCTACACATTTTGCGGTATCCTAGCATGtgccttgtgtgtgtgtgtgtgtgtgtgtgtgtgtgtgtgtggaaaaaTGGTTGTTTCACTAATGACTATGACTGGAATAAAAAGCTCTATGTAAAGATGGCAATGATTTGATTGTTAGAAGTACAAAACTAGCAAACGGCATGATTAAACATTTTAACTTAATTCTCGTCAGTACTTACATTTATCTCTCTGTGTTTAGGTATACAAGGGAAGCCTATTTGGAACTAGTGGAACACATTAGAAGTGTTATACCAGACGTGTCATTATCCAGTGACTTTATATCAGGATTTTGTGGTGAAACTGAAGAAGCTCACCAAGATACATTGTCCCTTCTTAGACTTGTCAAATATGACTTTGTGTATGCATTTGCCTATAGCATGAGAAAGGTGAGTCAAGTTTTAATGCTTTACTAGTTTTAACTGGAGTACTATTTTTGCAATCagtcaaccaacaatatattcactaaaaaattatgaaaataccaataattagatataatacatgttaattaggggtTGATTTTATAAACAAGTAGTGTAGTAACTAGTTGAAATTGACATCGCAGCcggtgctgattttagggtgcggacccaaaaatcaatttgattggatttattataccatattatgtatacagcaacacaaatgtacatttacccacagggtATACAGTACAGTCTTGGGTGTACAATGTTAAGATTAAGTCATGAaatctaacaaaatattttcaagaaaattgTTGCAGGTAGTACAGCTTTAAATGTACGCTAAAAGATGTGTACTGGAAGTGTGTATACACAAATACCACTGCATTGGTTGGCTGATCCGTTGACATATTCATGTCAACTTGTCACATTGATTATTTAAGTTTGTTTCTGTCGTTATCCTGTTGAATGTGATCTTGTCAAAGTAATACATGAGTGTATCATTTTGAGTCTAATTTGCAATAATTTATACAACAGAAAACCCATGCTTATCACAAGATGGAGGACAATGTACCAcatgatataaaaatacaacGATTAACAGAAGTAGTGGATATATCTAGAGAAGAAATGGCTAGAACAAATAATACTAAGATGGGAACTCAGCAATTGGTGTTAATTGAAGGGGTAAGGATCATTATTTTTAGTTTAGTATATGGCATGTTCCATGTAAGCACTGCCTTGAGTAGGCCATAGTTATATGTCCTGTCTGTATAGATATGGTATGTCTGTATTCTGCCATATGTATGGTTGGCATGCATAGATGTTTTCTATACACATTTAAGTTAATGTATAATTGGACTTACTGTCAGGCATGTGTAGTTGTATTCCATGAAGATAAATGTTAATCAATAAACAGTACTGGGATGGTATCACTGTTATGTTCAATGGTGAGTGACATCCCACATACCCTGGCCCACACACTTCCACTTCAGCTGTTCTCAATATTAGAAATACTAGGATTTGCAAGGATTTagtatttttgtaattattttttttttattttatgtaaactttattttactttaagaGGTTTACCAGTCATGACACTGATAAATTTTAATCTTATTCAGCCAAGTAAGAAGTCTGCTGATGACCTAGCTGGCAGATGTGATGGTAACACCAAGGTCattttaccatatatggacataccATGTGATAGGGAATCATCCAATCATAGACCAATCAAAGTTGGAGACTATGTTGTAGTTTGTGTAAGTTGTGGATTAATTACCTGTTTGCTATCAAAGttgttttgtacaattttttttcaaaatttcataatctctgtagcatttgtgtttgtttgtttgcataacagaaaatcactgggagcaattcccagcacaaaaaataatttttaaaaaaagaaaagaaaaggaaaGTTGAGAAATACTCAAAACCTCATATATGTGTTGGAGTGTATGGACATCAGGATAAGAACTACTCCATACAAACCTAGAATTGAATTACATGAACTGTGTAtcatactatgacagaactctATGGTGCACACTCGAgatatttgcacgagtgcttgtgATGTTGTGTGTGGCTGCATCTTCTCCAGTATAGCAAACAAACTAATACACAGTTTGGTGACATCACATTTCCTTCTTCATTTCAGATACATGACACCAACTCCCAAGTGTTGAAAGGTATACCACTATACCACACATCATTACAGGACTATGCTAAACACAGAGAAACTCAACCATGTCTACAGAGACTTCGGAAATCTAACCTTCCATTTATGCATTATGCTTACTTACCTGGAGTACAGGACCCAGTCACTGATAGATGATAGTACatgaatgatgaaatgtaaacatgtcactTTGTAAGACTTAACCAGGAATGAAGCAGTACATATGTTTGCCAAGAGACTGCAGTTTATGGCCAGTTTACAAAATTTCACACAATAATATTTTGACATGATAGACAAGCCGAAAATATACAGGTGCTAGCTACAGATTATTTACATGTTATACTTTCTGTAATATGTTGTGTACTTCTAGACTGTACTTGACATAACCCTCAAGATTTAAAAATGACACGCCTATGGACTTTCCATTACATTGCTGCAAAGATCTATTGCTATATGTATCTAGAATGTATTCCCACTTGTGGGAATATTCATTGGAATATTATGGGAATATCCATGCAGGTTTCACACAACATCAACCAGAATTTCTTTTCCTTTGGAAAGTTAAAAGATCGTTCTTGTGATTTACAGCAATTTTAGTATTTATAAATAGGAATCAACTAAAGATGTGTTTGTTAAATGACTTTTATTCTGATGATAGGGAAACATTTTGTACTGCCAAGGTATAAAAAACCAAAGTTCCTATTCAGTGACCATTGCAGGGACCTTGTCTTACAGCAAGCATACTTTTATTCAATTGACTTGATAAATGCTCTGTTCTGATTGAACTTCAAGTAAAATGCTGCCTATGTTGTGGAAAGAAGTTGTAAGGTCAACAAACTGCTCAAGCTCAATGGTTCACCAGAAAGGTCatgacaggtcaaaggtcaaaagcTCTAATGAATTCTGATATGAAAGCTCACAT from Glandiceps talaboti chromosome 3, keGlaTala1.1, whole genome shotgun sequence carries:
- the LOC144433252 gene encoding mitochondrial tRNA methylthiotransferase CDK5RAP1-like, which gives rise to MFSVRSVTAMLIFMYMYSNMMLLCSTASEPSPKDAETNGSAMNDTAERNRQNINDTATQGNTLPIKFVLFLVLGAGVVLLCMIGFAYCSAYFCFKKNNKNSGEQRVNNEGVPTISGHGSQRWNTLSSAANVKTKDFDNKLRTGPSLQYFLANSKNQEKPEEIENLKQEYIPYVSKGTIAGQGRKVHFETYGCQMNENDTEIAWSILKNSGFQKTNSIQEADVIFVVTCAIRENAEHKVWQRLNYLQAMKRKRGKSQPQLKIGVLGCMAERLKHEILEKNKAVDLIAGPDAYRDLPRMLAVTESGQPAINVILSLDETYADVIPVRMNTDSPSAFVSIMRGCDNMCSYCIVPFTRGRERSRPISSIVDEVKALSDQGVREVTLLGQNVNSYRDTSEVMYYNGTSKEELTSNITKLSRGFKTIYRAKKGGLRFADLLDKVSQVDPEMRIRFTSPHPKDFPDEVLQAIKDRPNICRQIHLPAQSGNSEILKRMRRGYTREAYLELVEHIRSVIPDVSLSSDFISGFCGETEEAHQDTLSLLRLVKYDFVYAFAYSMRKKTHAYHKMEDNVPHDIKIQRLTEVVDISREEMARTNNTKMGTQQLVLIEGPSKKSADDLAGRCDGNTKVILPYMDIPCDRESSNHRPIKVGDYVVVCIHDTNSQVLKGIPLYHTSLQDYAKHRETQPCLQRLRKSNLPFMHYAYLPGVQDPVTDR